One Ornithorhynchus anatinus isolate Pmale09 chromosome 2, mOrnAna1.pri.v4, whole genome shotgun sequence DNA segment encodes these proteins:
- the MTHFD1L gene encoding monofunctional C1-tetrahydrofolate synthase, mitochondrial isoform X3: MRPRQALVSLQLLRAAPRRALGLLGRRPPAARPGRPETVRDIIQNSKEVLTVLRQGNPTFKPVLAIVQVGDDPFMQEISQNMAEETGLNITHICLPSESSEDEIIDEVLKLNGDVKVHGLALQLSSGSYSNKILNAVKPEKDVDGVTDVNLGKLVRGDAHECFVSPTARAVIELLEKSDLAIDGKKVLVLGAHGSLEAAVQCLFQRRGAMMMSCQWKTQQLQKKAPLLPELRGPEHYYP, from the exons ATGCGGCCGAGGCAGGCCTTGGTGTCCCTCCAGCTGCTCCGGGCCGCTCCCCGCCGGGCCCTCGGCCTGTTggggcggcggcccccggcggcTCGGCCCGGCCGCCCCGAAACCGTCAG AGACATTATCCAGAATTCAAAAGAAGTTCTGACTGTATTGCGGCAAGGAAATCCTACCTTTAAGCCAGTACTTGCTATTGTCCAG GTAGGAGATGATCCATTCATGCAGGAAATAAGCCAGAACATGGCAGAGGAG ACTGGTTTGAATATTACTCACATTTGCCTTCCTTCAGAGAGCAGTGAAGATGAG ATTATTGATGAAGTCTTGAAGCTCAATGGTGATGTCAAAGTTCATGGCCTTGCTCTCCAACTCTCCAGTGGCTCATATAGCAATAAAATACTGAATGCTGTAAAACCTGAGAAAGATGTGGATGG GGTGACAGATGTAAATCTGGGAAAATTGGTTCGTGGTGATGCTCATGAATGCTTCGTGTCACCTACTGCCAGAGCTGTCATTGAACTTCTTGAAAAATCAG ATTTAGCTATAGATGGAAAGAAGGTGTTGGTCCTTGGGGCTCATGGATCGCTAGAAGCTGCCGTGCAGTGCCTGTTTCAGAGAAGGGGTGCCATGATGATGAGCTGCCAATGGAAAACACAACAACTGCAGAAGAAG